The sequence below is a genomic window from Armatimonadota bacterium.
CATTAATATAACTGGTGAATGCGCAAGAATCCTAAAAGAGAGCGGCATCAAAGAGGGATTGATGCTAGTTTCGGCTATGCACATTACTGCCGGTGTATGGGTAAATGATAATGAGCCAGGTATTCTCCAGGATGCCGACGATATGCTTGAGCGACTTGCGCCGTTCAACCCAAATTACCGCCATCATCAGACTGGTGAGGATAACGGTGATGCCCACCTGAAGAACCTACTTACCCATCACCAAGTTATAATTCCCGTCACGAACGGTCAGCTCGATTTGGGTCCATGGCAGACAATTTTTTACTGTGAGTTCGATGGACAGCGAAGAAAGAGAGTTGTGGCTAAGGTAATAGGAGAATAGGATTTTGTAAGCTGATTATTAATGTTGGACTGCGTTTGGTATTCAATGGCTATTAGCAATTTTGGGGAGGTTGACAATGATTTGGCAGGAATACTCACAAAGGTTGAAAAATGTCCTTGAGCTAAGGGGTAGCCCTGTAGCAGTTACATATTCGATGGAACCGGCGAAGAACGCCGAGCCCGGGAAACACTCGGCTTGCAAGGCGATTTTAGATGCACGAGACGGCAAAGTTATTAATCTTACAAAGGATAGTTCCTCATGTCCCGGCGGAATTTGGCATCTTGGTCTCGGCCCGCGACCCAGCGGAGACCAGGATAAAGCACTAAAGAAGTTCCTCGTTAATGGCGAGAAACTCTTTTGCTCGATTGCCGTTTTCCAGAGGGTGATGATGTTGGGTACCCCTCCGCCAAAAGGTGCAGCGGAGAATGTAATTTTAGCGCCCATGGAGAAGGCAGGACTAATGCCGGATGTCGTGCTATTCCTCGTAAATGCCGAGCAGGCGTGTAGATTGATACAGCTTGCGGCTTATTGGGATGGCATTAATCCAAGAACTGAGCTCATTGGTTCCGGATGCCACATGGCAATTGCTTATCCAATAGTATCTGGCGAGATTAATGTTACATTTCTCGACTGGACAGCTAGAAGAACGCGTCCGTATAAGCCTGACGAGCTAATCATCAGCATCCCATATCACA
It includes:
- a CDS encoding secondary thiamine-phosphate synthase enzyme YjbQ, coding for MKSHTEYLWFNTSKRREYINITGECARILKESGIKEGLMLVSAMHITAGVWVNDNEPGILQDADDMLERLAPFNPNYRHHQTGEDNGDAHLKNLLTHHQVIIPVTNGQLDLGPWQTIFYCEFDGQRRKRVVAKVIGE
- a CDS encoding DUF169 domain-containing protein; translated protein: MIWQEYSQRLKNVLELRGSPVAVTYSMEPAKNAEPGKHSACKAILDARDGKVINLTKDSSSCPGGIWHLGLGPRPSGDQDKALKKFLVNGEKLFCSIAVFQRVMMLGTPPPKGAAENVILAPMEKAGLMPDVVLFLVNAEQACRLIQLAAYWDGINPRTELIGSGCHMAIAYPIVSGEINVTFLDWTARRTRPYKPDELIISIPYHKLPNIVEAIDKCTAGTAKLEIPPEFQAHEE